The DNA region GCGGAGGTGGCGGCCTCGGCGGGGGCGGCGAGGCCGATCATCGCGGCCAGGGGCAGGACGAGGGCGGTCAGACCGGCGGCGGCCCGGCGTCTGAAGCCTGTTCTGCGCGTCGGTGCTTGAGTGCTCAACGGTGCTCCTCAAGTTGCGGACGTTGCGGACGACAAGAGTGGGGGTGGTCCGGGAAGGTGCGCGCGCCCCGCGAGCGTAGAAAGGTCTGGACCAGCCGTCAAGAGGTCCAGACCAACGTCGGAATGTCTGCTTTCAGATCCCCAACTCCTGGGCCAGCACGGCTGCTTGGACCCGGCTGCGCAGTTCCAGCTTTGCCAGCACCTTGCTGACGTGCGTCTTCACCGTCGCCTCCGCCATGTCGAGCCGCACCGCGATCTCCGCGTTCGACAGGCCCGAGCCGAGCGCCCCGAGGACCTCCCGCTCGCGCGGGGTCAGCCGGTCCACGACGCCCGGATCGACCCGGGGCTCGGGGCGGCGCGGGGCCGCGAACTCGGCGATCAGGCGCCGGGTCACCGCCGGGGCGATCAGCCCCTCGCCGCGCGCCACCGTCCGTACCGCCTCGATGAGGTCCCGGGCGTCCGTGTTCTTCAGGAGGAAACCGGAGGCGCCCGCGCGCAGCGCCCCGAACACGTACTCGTCGAGGTCGAAGGTGGTCAGGACCAGGACGTCCGCCAGGCCCTCGGCCACCACCTGCCGGGTCGCCGACACCCCGTCCAGCTTCGGCATCTGCACATCCATCAGGACCAGGTCCGGGCGCAGTGCGCGGGCCAGCTCGACGGCCTGCTCGCCGTCCGCCGCCTCGCCCACCACCGCGATGTCGGGCGCGCTGCCGAGGATCAGCACGAGGCCGGCCCGTACCGCGCTCTGGTCCTCGGCGACCACGACCCGGATCACCCGGGCCCCGCTCGTACGGCCCGTGTCCGTCGCGCGTCCCGTGCCCGTGTCCGTCATGCGTCCGGTGTCCTCTCCTCCGCGGGCAGCACCGCCCGCACCTGCCAGGTCTTCGTCCCGTCGCCCGCGGAGACCGGTCCCGCCTCGAACTCCCCGCCGAGCAGCGCCACCCGCTCGCGCATCCCCACCAGTCCGGCCCCCGAGCCCGGCGCGCGCGGCCCTGGCCGGTCGCCGTACGGGCTGGACACCCGTACGGTCAGCGCCCGCGCGTCACGGGCCAGGAACACGGCGACCGTGCCCGGGGCGGCGTGCTTGAGGGCGTTGGTCAGAGATTCCTGCACGATCCGGTACGCGGCCAGCTCGACCGGTGCCGGCAGCGCCTCCTCGCCCGCCGGGCGGGTGTCCTCCAGGGCGAAGCCGAGCCCGCTGGACTCGCCGTTCGTCCGGGCCTGCGCGAGCAGCGCCTCCAGACCGGCCAGGGTCGGCGCGGCGGCCGGCTCGGTGTCCCCGCTGCTGTCCCGCAGCAGCCCGATCAGCCGGCGCATCTCCGCCAGGCCGTCCACGCTGTTCTCCCGGATCACGGTCAGCGCCTGCCGGGTGGTGGCCGGGTCGTCCAAGGACAGCGCGGCGGTGGAGTGGATCGCGATGGCCGAGAGGTGGTTGGCGACCATGTCGTGCAGCTCGCGCGCCATCCGGCTGCGCTCGGCGGTCACCGCCTGCGCCCGGTCCATCTCGGCGAGCAGCGCCGTCTGCTCGGCCCGCAGCCGGGCGGCCTCCGCCGCCTCCCGGTGGTTGCGCACGATCGAGCCGGTGACGGCGGGCAGGAAGGAGACGATGCCGGTCAGCGCGCCGACGAGGAGCGCGATGGCGTTCTGCCACCACACCAGAAAGACCACGGTGACGCCCACGGTGACGAGCGCGGTGGAGTACGGGATCCGGCGGGCCTGCGCGGGAGTGCCGTAGACGACGGCGGCGTAGACGACGTCCGTGAACATCAGCACGGTCGCCAGGCTCCCGTTGGTGAACTGGTCGGCCGCCACGGCGACCGTGCCGATGATCAGCACGGTCTGCGGAGCCACCCGGCGCCCCGCCTCCGCCACCGTCATCACGGCGAGGGGGACGAGCGGCGCCCACCGCTGGTCGAAGATCCGGTCGTCCGTGGTGTAGAGGCCGAAGGACCACAGCAGCAGGCCGCCGACCAGTCCGGCGAGGGCGATCAGCAGGTCGTCGCGAGGGGGGCGGG from Streptomyces fradiae includes:
- a CDS encoding sensor histidine kinase, whose translation is MRLPRPPRDDLLIALAGLVGGLLLWSFGLYTTDDRIFDQRWAPLVPLAVMTVAEAGRRVAPQTVLIIGTVAVAADQFTNGSLATVLMFTDVVYAAVVYGTPAQARRIPYSTALVTVGVTVVFLVWWQNAIALLVGALTGIVSFLPAVTGSIVRNHREAAEAARLRAEQTALLAEMDRAQAVTAERSRMARELHDMVANHLSAIAIHSTAALSLDDPATTRQALTVIRENSVDGLAEMRRLIGLLRDSSGDTEPAAAPTLAGLEALLAQARTNGESSGLGFALEDTRPAGEEALPAPVELAAYRIVQESLTNALKHAAPGTVAVFLARDARALTVRVSSPYGDRPGPRAPGSGAGLVGMRERVALLGGEFEAGPVSAGDGTKTWQVRAVLPAEERTPDA
- a CDS encoding response regulator; this encodes MTDTGTGRATDTGRTSGARVIRVVVAEDQSAVRAGLVLILGSAPDIAVVGEAADGEQAVELARALRPDLVLMDVQMPKLDGVSATRQVVAEGLADVLVLTTFDLDEYVFGALRAGASGFLLKNTDARDLIEAVRTVARGEGLIAPAVTRRLIAEFAAPRRPEPRVDPGVVDRLTPREREVLGALGSGLSNAEIAVRLDMAEATVKTHVSKVLAKLELRSRVQAAVLAQELGI